Proteins from a single region of Nomia melanderi isolate GNS246 chromosome 11, iyNomMela1, whole genome shotgun sequence:
- the Atf6 gene encoding bZIP_ATF6 domain-containing protein ATf6 isoform X1, with protein MLINQDPQWNGVTASEIQIFPDLELMDGDCLPLSDDLFQSLSSELSVPLFIEDETPSQIETDFDDQITNDVSFGEHTSCLEDFDVHTFQQSPNINSNFTNDVKTEIKLEPASPYMQLPLSPVSSHSESSRSESQMEVDSVISLCDFKPTPETPPISPPQNISPSTSPEPIFDTTIGKQVRLMPIKSQDGKCTKFVLSKANSAKHVRVQPKRESTNNGQPRNTILLNSQNFVTFAQKTKQNCTSYPFVTHLLSTDGNIKAQNSVQFSPVQIKAEASTAQISQEKYTNTADVYIPGRESGIGVTDRSLILRNDTNGCTSIVMKNDSPGCRPILIKTEHSNYTPIVIKNEAQSVNFTGRQENEIKALKRQQRMIKNRESACLSRKKKKEYVSSLEKQICKLQEENKQLMMENTNLKQKLSALENTMGTNNKHRSINLSANKKNVAILLGMALMISLNVNTFSNVLSKNNHLNVLPVDITTNTPYIRHGRTLLWTSKDQIQEDHKESFRKNISVLQPMCPMYINKSESIRLDYELRRWIGGDSDQDNRITPKSAKFDAKFLEGLLSSPYVMQKKVKEKHNASRKTKAEMLGKTTGSSISNAVEVFSPTLKEHASLFEALGRRDDTFYVVWFSGEHLLLPASRKNSTGRPKMSLVLPALPTNETFSTPANHITMMQIDCEVTNTQLLHLQQSVIPNHLKNSNRSGNQTRQTPVTNDISNSVTEDLTKNYRPYFIKESSQKIFHKRNLKDIYEFNVQEMKPEISQKGTQKTESSTKFMGSQKNKNKTIYNA; from the exons ATGTTGATAAACCAAGATCCACAGTGGAATGGTGTTACAGCATCTGAGATTCAGATATTTCCAGATCTTGAATTAATGG ATGGCGATTGTTTACCTCTCTCAGATGATTTATTTCAGTCTTTAAGTTCTGAATTAAGTGTTCCACTTTTCATAGAGGATGAAACACCTTCCCAAATAGAGACTGATTTCGACGATCAAATCACAAATGATGTCTCTTTCGGAGAACATACATCGTGTCTGGAAGATTTTGATGTCCACACCTTCCAACAAAGTCCAA ATATCAATTCAAATTTTACTAATGATGTCAAAACAGAAATTAAGTTGGAACCTGCCAGTCCTTATATGCAATTGCCATTATCTCCTGTATCAAGCCATTCGGAATCTAGTAGATCTGAATCTCAAATGGAAGTGGACTCTGTTATTTCATTATGCGATTTTAAG CCAACTCCAGAGACACCACCAATTTCACCACCTCAAAATATTTCTCCATCTACATCTCCAGAGCCAATCTTTGATACAACTATTGGAAAGCAAGTAAGATTGATGCCTATTAAATCTCAGGATGGAAAGTgtacaaaatttgttctttctaAAGCAAATTCAGCTAAACACGTTCGAGTTCAGCCAAAGAGAGAGTCTACAAATAATG GACAGCCTAGGAATACGATTTTGTTGAACTCACAGAATTTTGTTACATTCGCACAGAAGACTAAACAGAATTGCACATCATACCCTTTTGTGACTCATTTACTGTCAACCGACGGAAATATCAAAGCGCAAAATTCAGTACAGTTCTCGCCGGTTCAAATAAAAGCAGAAGCAAGTACAGCGCAAATATCACAAGAAAAGTACACAAATACTGCAGACGTATACATTCCAGGAAGAGAATCTGGTATCGGTGTCACTGATAGATCTTTGATTCTTAGAAATGATACAAATGGATGCACCTCTATAGTTATGAAAAATGACTCGCCTGGATGTAgaccaattttaattaaaacagagCACTCGAATTACACTCCAATTGTCATAAAAAATGAAGCTCAAAGCGTTAATTTTACTGGACgacaagaaaatgaaataaaagcatTGAAAAGGCAACaaagaatgataaaaaataGGGAGTCTGCTTGTCTTtctcgaaaaaaaaagaaagaatatgtATCTTCACTGgaaaaacaaatttgtaaattgCAAGAAGAGAACAAACAACTAATGATG GAAAATACAAACCTGAAGCAGAAACTGTCAGCACTAGAAAATACAATGGGCACTAACAACAAGCATAGAAGTATCAATCTAAGTGCAAATAAAAAGAATGTTGCTATTCTTTTGGGTATGGCTCTTATGATATCCTTAAATGTCAATACTTTCAG TAATGTTCTCTCGAAAAATAATCATCTGAACGTGTTGCCTGTTGACATTACTACTAATACACCGTACATAAGACATGGGAGGACGTTGTTGTGGACATCAAAGGATCAAATTCAAGAAGATCACAAAGAGAGTTTCCGTAAAAATATATCGGTGCTTCAACCCATGTGTCccatgtatataaataaaagtgaatcgATTCGTTTGGATTACGAATTGAGGCGTTGGATCGGTGGAGATTCCGATCAAGATAACAGGATTACACCGAAGAGCGCAAAGTTCGACGCGAAATTCTTAGAAGGATTATTATCGTCGCCGTACGTGATGCAAAAGAAAGTTAAAGAAAAACATAACGCGTCACGGAAAACTAAGGCAGAAATGCTTGGTAAAACAACGGGCTCTTCGATATCGAACGCGGTGGAAGTTTTCTCTCCGACGTTGAAAGAGCACGCATCTTTGTTTGAAGCTTTAGGTAGAAGAGACGATACGTTCTACGTCGTTTGGTTTAGCGGAGAGCATTTACTTTTACCAGCTTCGAGGAAAAACAGCACGGGCAGACCGAAAATGTCATTAGTTCTTCCTGCATTGCCTACGAATG AAACGTTTTCAACGCCTGCAAATCACATAACTATGATGCAAATCGATTGTGAAGTTACTAATACgcaattattacatttacaaCAATCGGTAATACCGAATCATTTGAAAAACAGTAATAGATCTGGAAATCAGACGCGCCAAACTCCTGTGACTAATGATATATCCAACAGTGTGACAGAAGATCTGACTAAAAATTATAGACCATACTTTATCAAGGAATCTAGCCAGAAAATTTTCCACAAACGGAATTTAAAAGATATCTATGAATTTAACGTACAAGAGATGAAGCCCGAAATCTCGCAGAAAGGCACGCAGAAAACAGAATCGTCAACGAAGTTTATGGGATcacaaaaaaacaaaaataaaactatctataaCGCATAG
- the Orc5 gene encoding origin recognition complex subunit 5 yields MTVIDKELLRIIVMENYLEYIKGKIICRNNIIKQLYSLIGYPDEPMPYSIFISGHVATGKSLIVESMLSFLKYNASIVNCIEHINVKHIFDYILSDLFSAANKFEVNTKLQRRCDNIVDFTISLREISMNDTRPIVLVFDKAEKLRDVDSNLLPALLRLKELSKVNVCVIFISDLIWEKFRIKVGMYEPIKIQFPQYTRNEFTEILLRYMPDNYDETFYKNYLNLFLSVFLRFCRDFNELRYMAKINFLKYIEPIEASESKKDDTAMLWRNISTVFKSNLEVIYLRVSSEDFTKHSQISKEIESTTKLALSFELPYYAKYMLIASYLASYNPAKEDKHLFVKQKMGKRKKAHTKPNSKKLNVYCGPHNFPVSRMLAIFCAILDEKVDINASLLAQIPSMCQFGLLSFVGNYNLDELKLKCCVSYDFILVIAKSVGFTIQNYIYDLIH; encoded by the coding sequence ATGACAGTAATTGATAAAGAGCTTTTAAGAATAATAGTCATGGAGAACTACTTAGAATATATTAAGGGTAAAATTATCTgccgaaataatattataaagcaaCTGTATTCTTTAATTGGTTATCCAGATGAACCTATGCCTTACAGTATATTTATATCTGGTCACGTAGCAACTGGAAAGTCTTTAATAGTAGAAAGTATGCTTTCCTTTTTAAAGTACAATGCTTCTATTGTTAATTGTATTGAACATATAAATGTTAAGCACATATTTGATTACATATTAAGCGACTTATTCTCGGCGGcaaataaatttgaagttaACACCAAACTGCAACGCAGATGTGATAACATTGTTGATTTCACAATAAGTCTTAGAGAGATTTCAATGAATGATACTCGACCGATTGTGCTAGTCTTCGATAAAGCCGAAAAGCTGAGAGATGTCGATTCCAATTTGCTACCTGCATTATTAAGGTTGAAAGAATTATCAAAAGTTAATGTTTGCGTAATATTTATAAGCGATTTAATATGGGAAAAATTTCGTATAAAAGTTGGCATGTATGAAccgattaaaattcaattccctCAATACACGCGAAACGAGTTTACCGAAATATTACTTCGATACATGCCAGACAACTATGACGAgacgttttataaaaattacttgaatttatttctttccGTGTTTTTACGATTTTGTCGAGATTTCAATGAGCTTCGTTACATggctaaaataaattttttaaaatacattgaaCCCATTGAAGCTAGCGAATCTAAAAAAGACGATACTGCTATGCTGTGGAGAAATATCTCTACAGTTTTCAAGTCGAATTTAGAAGTTATTTATCTACGTGTTTCATCCGAagattttacaaaacacagtcaAATATCCAAGGAAATTGAATCAACAACAAAGTTAGCATTAAGTTTTGAATTACCATATTATGCGAAATATATGTTAATTGCTTCGTACCTCGCGTCGTACAATCCCGCCAAAGAAGACAAACATCTGTTTGTGAAACAAAAAATGGGTAAAAGGAAAAAAGCACATACTAAACCAAATTCgaagaaattaaatgtttactGTGGCCCTCACAACTTTCCAGTTTCTAGAATGCTTGCTATCTTTTGCGCGATTCTCGATGAGAAAGTTGATATAAATGCTAGTTTGCTTGCGCAAATTCCATCCATGTgtcaatttggtttattaagTTTTGTAGGAAATTACAATTTGGATGAACTGAAACTTAAGTGTTGCGTATCTTACGATTTTATTCTCGTAATAGCCAAGTCTGTTGGAtttaccatacaaaactatatatacgaTCTTATACATTAA
- the Mys45A gene encoding SDA1 domain containing protein Mys45A: MVRHNNQLPENLPQLQNLIKRDPESYKEEFLQQHQYYKSTLEVFRLTPNKFNKSLDEIVIFLAQVAHCYPNDLELFPQEIIDVLQTYNTVLDNEMRLTFCKALIQLRNKSLLEPTVLLSLFFQLLRCQDKNLRQFLETHIIVDIKNVNAKQKNAKINTTLQNFMFSMLKDSNVRAAKMSADIMIELYNKNVWNDAKTVNVLATGCFAKTTKVMVACLKFFVGSDVEKDGSDSDSDSEPNIKEIVMANRVNKKTKKREKQLTKAKQLLAKSKKKASKAPTYNFSALHLIHDPQGFAEKLFKQLEKNNDRFEIKLLTLDVISRLIGLHNLFLLNFYPYLQRFLQPHQREVTKLLQFIAQSCHELVPPDLLEPILKTLANNFITERNSADVMAIGLNAVREVCIRCPLSMNADLLQDLAQYKHYKERSVMMAARSLIGVFRTTMPELLHKKDRGRPTEATVALEVPKYGSVSANDFVPGAEVLLNANSDQAQDSFVIDSETDSSNDGWIDVNHSNNDHYESDKNDDDNSDGDGDGDGDGDGDDDEDEDEDEDDDDDDGGDDDEASAITDSKSNAEGDSGNCEGTNEKIETDIGRNEDMIIQGTGNQQTKGTNGPTKKLKKTKVKSKGTEDSRPKQENITTTEKKEKASLMSTERLLTDEDFMKIDMARAKQQVTYAKRGVKRSHTNDTEPGDFVKLSDIENIYKKRKHDKQARIESVKKGQEEREKFGYKDGRQNPFCSKTNREKKKTKAFQMLKHKVKGKVKRSFKEKQIALRNHLLKQKRMK, encoded by the exons ATGGTGAGACACAATAATCAGTTACCAGAGAATCTTCCACAACTGCAGAATCTTATTAAACGCGATCCAGAATCTTATAAAGAAGAA TTTCTCCAACAACATCAATATTATAAGTCTACTTTGGAAGTATTTCGTCTAACACCTAACAAATTTAATAAGAGTCTGGATGAAATAGTCATCTTTCTGGCACAG GTGGCTCACTGTTACCCAAATGATCTAGAATTGTTTCCTCAAGAAATCATCGATGTACTGCAAACATACAATACAGTACTTGACAATGAAATGCGATTA ACGTTTTGCAAAGCCCTAATTCAACTCCGCAATAAATCACTTTTGGAACCAACGGTACTTCTTAGTCTATTCTTTCAGCTGTTGAGATGCCAAGATAAAAACTTGAGACAATTTCTTGAAACACACATCATAGTCGACATTAAAAATGTCaatgctaaacaaaaaaatgcgAAGATCAACACAACTTTGcaaaattttatgttttcaatGTTGAAAGATTCAAACGTTAGAGCTGCGAAAATGTCTGCAGACATTATGATAGAATTGTACAACAAAAACGTTTGGAACGATGCAAAAACCGTAAATGTCTTAGCAACAGGATGTTTTGCAAAAACGACAAAAGTTATGGTcgcttgtttaaaattttttgtaGGATCCGACGTGGAAAAAGATGGAAGTGACAGTGATAGCGATAGCGAAccaaatattaaagaaattgtaatGGCTAACAGAGTAaataagaaaacgaagaaacgcgaGAAACAATTAACTAAGGCAAAACAGTTGTTAGCG aaatctaAGAAAAAAGCATCAAAAGCACCAACATATAACTTTTCGGCGTTGCATTTAATTCACGATCCACAAGGCTTCGCAGAGAAGTTATTTAAACagttagaaaaaaataatgataggTTTGAAATTAAGCTGTTAACTTTGGATGTAATCTCGAGACTTATTGGCCTACACAATTTATTCCTACTGAACTTTTATCCTTATCTCCAGAGGTTTCTGCAACCACATCAGAGAG AGGTAACAAAACTTTTACAATTCATCGCTCAGTCTTGTCATGAACTCGTGCCACCTGATTTATTAGAACCCATATTGAAAACTTtagcaaataattttattacggaAAGGAATTCTGCCGACGTTATGGCTATTGG tttgAATGCTGTCCGAGAAGTATGTATACGTTGTCCTCTGAGTATGAATGCAGATTTGTTGCAAGATTTAGCACAATATAAACACTACAAAGAACGTAGTGTGATGATGGCTGCACGATCGTTGATCGGTGTATTCAGGACTACAATGCCAGAGTTGTTACATAAGAAAGACAGAGGACGACCAACAGAAGCAACTGTGGCCTTGGAAGTTCCAAAATATGGATCTGTTTCTGCTAATGATTTTGTACCAGGAGCTGAAGTTTTGTTGAACGCTAATTCTGATCAAGCTCAAGATAGTTTTGTAATAGACAGTGAAACTGAC TCTAGTAACGACGGTTGGATCGACGTAAACCACAGTAACAATGATCACTATGAAAGTGATAAAAACGACGACGATAATagcgatggcgatggcgatggcgatggcgatggcgatggcgatgatgatgaagatgaagatgaagatgaagatgatgatgacgacgacggcggcgacgaTGATGAAGCATCAGCTATTACCGATTCCAAATCTAATGCAGAAGGCGATAGTGGGAATTGTGAAGGAACAAATGAAAAGATCGAAACAGACATTGGAAGGAATGAAGATATGATTATTCAGGGTACTGGAAATCAACAAACAAAAGGAACGAATGGTCcaacaaaaaaattgaagaaaacaaaagtaaaatcgAAAGGAACAGAAGATTCAAGGCCAAAGCAGGAAAACATAACGACAactgaaaagaaggaaaaagcgTCTTTAATGTCTACCGAACGTTTATTAACCGATGAggattttatgaaaatagatATGGCAAGAGCAAAGCAACAAGTAACGTACGCTAAACGCGGCGTAAAACGATCTCATACAAATGATACTGAACCCGGTGATTTCGTCAAATTGTCAGACatcgaaaatatatataagaaacGGAAACATGACAAACAAGCTCGTATTGAATCTGTAAAG aAAGGGcaagaggaaagagaaaaatttggcTACAAAGATGGAAGACAGAATCCATTTTGTAGTAAAACAAAtcgtgaaaagaaaaaaaccaaAGCGTTTCAAATGTTGAAACACAAAGTTAAAGGAAAAGTAAAACGGTCCTTTAAAGAAAAGCAAATTGCTTTAAGAAATCATTTATTGAAACAGAAGAGGATGAAATGA
- the Atf6 gene encoding bZIP_ATF6 domain-containing protein ATf6 isoform X2 has product MLINQDPQWNGVTASEIQIFPDLELMDGDCLPLSDDLFQSLSSELSVPLFIEDETPSQIETDFDDQITNDVSFGEHTSCLEDFDVHTFQQSPNINSNFTNDVKTEIKLEPASPYMQLPLSPVSSHSESSRSESQMEVDSVISLCDFKPTPETPPISPPQNISPSTSPEPIFDTTIGKQVRLMPIKSQDGKCTKFVLSKANSAKHVRVQPKRESTNNGQPRNTILLNSQNFVTFAQKTKQNCTSYPFVTHLLSTDGNIKAQNSVQFSPVQIKAEASTAQISQEKNDTNGCTSIVMKNDSPGCRPILIKTEHSNYTPIVIKNEAQSVNFTGRQENEIKALKRQQRMIKNRESACLSRKKKKEYVSSLEKQICKLQEENKQLMMENTNLKQKLSALENTMGTNNKHRSINLSANKKNVAILLGMALMISLNVNTFSNVLSKNNHLNVLPVDITTNTPYIRHGRTLLWTSKDQIQEDHKESFRKNISVLQPMCPMYINKSESIRLDYELRRWIGGDSDQDNRITPKSAKFDAKFLEGLLSSPYVMQKKVKEKHNASRKTKAEMLGKTTGSSISNAVEVFSPTLKEHASLFEALGRRDDTFYVVWFSGEHLLLPASRKNSTGRPKMSLVLPALPTNETFSTPANHITMMQIDCEVTNTQLLHLQQSVIPNHLKNSNRSGNQTRQTPVTNDISNSVTEDLTKNYRPYFIKESSQKIFHKRNLKDIYEFNVQEMKPEISQKGTQKTESSTKFMGSQKNKNKTIYNA; this is encoded by the exons ATGTTGATAAACCAAGATCCACAGTGGAATGGTGTTACAGCATCTGAGATTCAGATATTTCCAGATCTTGAATTAATGG ATGGCGATTGTTTACCTCTCTCAGATGATTTATTTCAGTCTTTAAGTTCTGAATTAAGTGTTCCACTTTTCATAGAGGATGAAACACCTTCCCAAATAGAGACTGATTTCGACGATCAAATCACAAATGATGTCTCTTTCGGAGAACATACATCGTGTCTGGAAGATTTTGATGTCCACACCTTCCAACAAAGTCCAA ATATCAATTCAAATTTTACTAATGATGTCAAAACAGAAATTAAGTTGGAACCTGCCAGTCCTTATATGCAATTGCCATTATCTCCTGTATCAAGCCATTCGGAATCTAGTAGATCTGAATCTCAAATGGAAGTGGACTCTGTTATTTCATTATGCGATTTTAAG CCAACTCCAGAGACACCACCAATTTCACCACCTCAAAATATTTCTCCATCTACATCTCCAGAGCCAATCTTTGATACAACTATTGGAAAGCAAGTAAGATTGATGCCTATTAAATCTCAGGATGGAAAGTgtacaaaatttgttctttctaAAGCAAATTCAGCTAAACACGTTCGAGTTCAGCCAAAGAGAGAGTCTACAAATAATG GACAGCCTAGGAATACGATTTTGTTGAACTCACAGAATTTTGTTACATTCGCACAGAAGACTAAACAGAATTGCACATCATACCCTTTTGTGACTCATTTACTGTCAACCGACGGAAATATCAAAGCGCAAAATTCAGTACAGTTCTCGCCGGTTCAAATAAAAGCAGAAGCAAGTACAGCGCAAATATCACAAGAAAA AAATGATACAAATGGATGCACCTCTATAGTTATGAAAAATGACTCGCCTGGATGTAgaccaattttaattaaaacagagCACTCGAATTACACTCCAATTGTCATAAAAAATGAAGCTCAAAGCGTTAATTTTACTGGACgacaagaaaatgaaataaaagcatTGAAAAGGCAACaaagaatgataaaaaataGGGAGTCTGCTTGTCTTtctcgaaaaaaaaagaaagaatatgtATCTTCACTGgaaaaacaaatttgtaaattgCAAGAAGAGAACAAACAACTAATGATG GAAAATACAAACCTGAAGCAGAAACTGTCAGCACTAGAAAATACAATGGGCACTAACAACAAGCATAGAAGTATCAATCTAAGTGCAAATAAAAAGAATGTTGCTATTCTTTTGGGTATGGCTCTTATGATATCCTTAAATGTCAATACTTTCAG TAATGTTCTCTCGAAAAATAATCATCTGAACGTGTTGCCTGTTGACATTACTACTAATACACCGTACATAAGACATGGGAGGACGTTGTTGTGGACATCAAAGGATCAAATTCAAGAAGATCACAAAGAGAGTTTCCGTAAAAATATATCGGTGCTTCAACCCATGTGTCccatgtatataaataaaagtgaatcgATTCGTTTGGATTACGAATTGAGGCGTTGGATCGGTGGAGATTCCGATCAAGATAACAGGATTACACCGAAGAGCGCAAAGTTCGACGCGAAATTCTTAGAAGGATTATTATCGTCGCCGTACGTGATGCAAAAGAAAGTTAAAGAAAAACATAACGCGTCACGGAAAACTAAGGCAGAAATGCTTGGTAAAACAACGGGCTCTTCGATATCGAACGCGGTGGAAGTTTTCTCTCCGACGTTGAAAGAGCACGCATCTTTGTTTGAAGCTTTAGGTAGAAGAGACGATACGTTCTACGTCGTTTGGTTTAGCGGAGAGCATTTACTTTTACCAGCTTCGAGGAAAAACAGCACGGGCAGACCGAAAATGTCATTAGTTCTTCCTGCATTGCCTACGAATG AAACGTTTTCAACGCCTGCAAATCACATAACTATGATGCAAATCGATTGTGAAGTTACTAATACgcaattattacatttacaaCAATCGGTAATACCGAATCATTTGAAAAACAGTAATAGATCTGGAAATCAGACGCGCCAAACTCCTGTGACTAATGATATATCCAACAGTGTGACAGAAGATCTGACTAAAAATTATAGACCATACTTTATCAAGGAATCTAGCCAGAAAATTTTCCACAAACGGAATTTAAAAGATATCTATGAATTTAACGTACAAGAGATGAAGCCCGAAATCTCGCAGAAAGGCACGCAGAAAACAGAATCGTCAACGAAGTTTATGGGATcacaaaaaaacaaaaataaaactatctataaCGCATAG